One Phocaeicola dorei genomic region harbors:
- a CDS encoding RagB/SusD family nutrient uptake outer membrane protein: MKKIFKYIFAGMAAMSVVACSEDALETSPSSSVSGNELLGTATNALVSLNGVYRAMYTAGVSNSSNTHQCFGITAYNLVADVMGEDCIMNGQGSGWFWYDCVYNVKSRYTSTGWRSYDMWNGYYTWISNVNYILAEEETMSGSETEKNYVLGQAYAVRAYSYFMLAQMFSRTYKGHESEPCVPLYTEPTDIATEGKGRATVEEVYQQITSDLDKAITMLGNSGKRKHISHINEAVASGIKARVALVMEDWQTALDAANAAISKSGCSIGTGTAVTGGMNDATANNVMWAAEIIADQSGMYAGFFTHMDADQGKYGASARKQINKLLYAKLGTNDVRKKWWNPQDENNEKNGYQQEKFKFKDYAKWTGDYIFMRIEEMFLTAAEASCRLNDDKGAQLMLNSLMQKRDEDYTCKKTGTALGKLTSDETGSLLEEIIIQRRIELWGEFGRIYDIRRLKQGFRRTADMGWPSSALIAGTDTEDPESYAWVLTIPQTEFDGNPNMDPSKDQNPIGDHK; encoded by the coding sequence ATGAAAAAAATATTTAAATACATATTTGCCGGGATGGCTGCAATGTCTGTGGTAGCTTGCAGTGAGGATGCTTTGGAAACCAGTCCTTCATCTTCTGTTTCTGGCAACGAATTATTAGGAACAGCAACTAATGCATTAGTATCATTGAATGGTGTATATCGAGCAATGTATACAGCAGGGGTTTCAAACAGCTCTAACACTCATCAATGTTTCGGTATCACAGCTTATAATCTGGTGGCAGATGTTATGGGTGAAGATTGCATTATGAACGGACAAGGTAGCGGCTGGTTTTGGTATGATTGCGTTTACAACGTAAAATCAAGATATACCTCTACCGGATGGCGTTCTTATGATATGTGGAATGGCTATTACACTTGGATTTCTAATGTCAATTACATTTTGGCAGAAGAGGAAACCATGTCTGGAAGTGAAACCGAAAAGAATTATGTGCTTGGACAAGCCTACGCTGTACGTGCTTACAGTTATTTTATGCTGGCACAAATGTTTTCTCGCACTTATAAAGGACATGAAAGCGAACCTTGTGTACCACTCTATACAGAACCGACTGATATTGCAACAGAAGGTAAAGGGCGCGCAACGGTTGAAGAAGTATATCAACAAATCACTTCGGATCTTGACAAAGCAATTACCATGCTGGGCAACTCAGGTAAAAGAAAACATATCAGCCATATCAATGAGGCTGTTGCCTCAGGTATAAAGGCTCGTGTCGCTTTAGTGATGGAAGACTGGCAGACCGCTTTGGATGCCGCGAATGCCGCAATAAGCAAAAGTGGGTGTAGTATCGGCACTGGAACTGCGGTAACCGGTGGAATGAATGATGCTACTGCCAATAATGTGATGTGGGCGGCCGAAATCATAGCCGACCAGTCCGGAATGTATGCAGGTTTCTTTACACACATGGATGCGGATCAAGGGAAATATGGAGCTAGTGCTCGAAAACAGATAAACAAACTGCTTTATGCAAAGCTAGGCACAAATGATGTCCGCAAAAAATGGTGGAATCCACAAGACGAGAATAATGAAAAGAATGGTTACCAACAAGAAAAATTCAAGTTTAAAGATTATGCGAAATGGACGGGTGACTATATTTTTATGCGTATTGAGGAAATGTTTTTAACCGCAGCAGAAGCATCTTGTCGTTTAAATGATGACAAAGGCGCACAACTGATGTTGAACAGTTTAATGCAAAAACGTGATGAGGATTACACTTGCAAAAAAACAGGAACGGCATTAGGTAAGCTCACCTCAGATGAAACTGGTTCTTTACTTGAAGAAATTATAATTCAACGCCGTATTGAACTTTGGGGAGAATTTGGACGTATCTATGATATACGCCGTCTGAAACAAGGGTTCAGACGTACTGCAGACATGGGCTGGCCATCCAGTGCTTTAATTGCTGGTACAGATACGGAAGATCCTGAGTCGTATGCATGGGTATTAACTATTCCTCAAACGGAATTTGATGGTAATCCGAACATGGATCCTAGCAAAGATCAGAATCCGATAGGTGATCATAAATAG
- a CDS encoding SusC/RagA family TonB-linked outer membrane protein, whose amino-acid sequence MATQEVAVKANLNIVLKSDTEQLEEVMVVAYGTAKKSAFTGSAATIKNEKIATRQTSNVTNALAGQVAGVQTTSNNGQPGKDAEVRIRGIGSISASNKPLYVVDGVPYDGEISAISTSDIESMTVLKDAASNALYGARGANGVILITTKRGKSGEARVTFDAKWGINKRGVPNYETITDPATFYELNYSSIYNADLKGYAAAGDLAKANAYANQAMLSSTYLGYQVYSIPQGQQLIGMDGKLNPSATLGYSDGTYYYIPDNWSDEIFENNLRQEYNLSISGATEKMNYYMSASYLDDKGIVPNSGFQRYSARLKADYQVKPWLKMGGNVSFTHYDSREQDTEGGTSNANIFYASNIMGAIYPMYVRDAQGNIMVDNRGFLRYDYGKQGQDSNGSRNTIPNANPLASYMLDKMKYSGDVVSGKWSADIDIWNGIKAKVNIGVDVNNVRSTNMVNPFYGQYSETSGVGGLISVATERTFSVNQQYLLTYNKTFNDVHNVDILAGHESYDYKYQYLYGQREKLYDPNVPELGNGIMNQSNNSYSRNYATEGWLFRAQYDYDGRYFVSASFRRDASSCFHPDNRWGNFWSVGAGWLLSKERFLENQSWIDMLKFKISYGLQGNDNLMFQGGLYRNYYPYQDQYTLANSNGDFSTSLYYKGNKDITWETSHSFNTGFDFAFWGGKLGGSVEYFSRKTTDMLYFKPVAASMGYSRYPENVGSMVNRGVELDLYSNIIENKNFSWNINFNLTHFKNKVLELSPELNGQLIDGGRIYREDESMYQLYLPKYVGVDSETGESLWALVTPDENGNTVTKSYSVASENRFASGDILPKVYGGFGTSVTAYGFDLSVSFAYQLGGRILDYTYQGLMDVAATGSALHKDMLKAWTPENKNTDVPRMNINDQYTNRLTDRFLTSSDYLSLQNITLGYTLPKSLTRKMQIDGVRVFFVADNVALLTARKGLDPRQGYVAADNVYSPIRTISGGISLNF is encoded by the coding sequence ATGGCTACACAAGAAGTGGCAGTCAAAGCAAACTTGAATATTGTATTGAAGTCTGATACAGAACAGCTTGAAGAGGTAATGGTGGTGGCTTATGGTACGGCGAAAAAATCTGCATTTACAGGTTCGGCTGCCACTATAAAAAATGAAAAAATAGCGACGAGACAAACTTCAAATGTGACAAATGCTTTGGCAGGTCAAGTAGCCGGAGTGCAAACTACGAGTAATAATGGTCAGCCGGGCAAAGATGCTGAGGTGCGTATTCGTGGTATTGGATCTATATCGGCTAGTAACAAACCTTTGTATGTGGTAGACGGAGTTCCGTATGATGGTGAAATTTCTGCTATCAGCACTTCTGATATAGAATCGATGACAGTGTTGAAAGATGCTGCTTCTAACGCTCTGTATGGTGCACGTGGTGCCAATGGTGTAATTTTGATTACTACCAAGCGTGGTAAGAGTGGGGAAGCCCGTGTTACTTTTGATGCTAAATGGGGTATAAATAAACGTGGAGTACCTAATTATGAAACAATTACGGATCCGGCTACATTCTATGAATTAAACTATTCTTCTATCTATAATGCTGATTTGAAAGGATATGCGGCAGCCGGAGACTTGGCTAAAGCTAATGCGTACGCTAATCAAGCGATGCTTTCTTCTACATATTTGGGATATCAGGTGTATTCCATTCCTCAAGGACAGCAACTGATCGGTATGGATGGCAAATTGAATCCTAGTGCGACATTAGGTTATTCTGATGGTACATATTATTATATTCCGGATAATTGGTCGGATGAAATTTTTGAAAATAACCTGCGCCAAGAGTATAATTTAAGTATTAGCGGTGCGACCGAAAAAATGAATTATTATATGTCGGCCAGCTATTTGGATGATAAGGGAATTGTTCCTAACTCTGGTTTTCAACGTTATTCTGCACGTTTGAAAGCTGACTATCAAGTGAAGCCTTGGTTGAAAATGGGAGGAAATGTATCATTTACTCATTATGATAGCCGTGAACAGGATACTGAGGGTGGTACCTCAAATGCAAATATCTTTTATGCGTCAAATATTATGGGAGCTATTTATCCTATGTATGTTCGTGATGCACAGGGCAATATTATGGTAGATAATCGAGGTTTCCTTCGTTATGATTATGGAAAGCAAGGACAAGATTCGAATGGTAGCCGTAATACTATTCCTAATGCAAATCCGTTGGCAAGTTATATGTTGGATAAAATGAAATATTCTGGTGATGTGGTTAGTGGAAAATGGTCTGCTGATATTGATATATGGAATGGAATCAAGGCAAAAGTGAATATAGGTGTTGATGTAAATAATGTGCGTTCTACAAATATGGTTAACCCCTTCTACGGACAGTATTCCGAAACTAGCGGAGTCGGAGGTTTGATCAGTGTAGCTACTGAGCGTACATTTAGTGTAAATCAGCAGTATTTGTTGACATACAACAAAACATTTAATGATGTTCATAATGTGGATATTTTGGCCGGACATGAAAGTTATGACTATAAATATCAATATTTGTACGGACAACGTGAGAAATTGTACGATCCGAATGTTCCTGAATTAGGCAATGGTATTATGAACCAGAGCAATAATTCATATTCTCGTAATTATGCAACAGAAGGATGGTTGTTCCGTGCGCAATATGACTATGATGGACGGTATTTTGTTTCAGCTTCTTTCCGTCGTGATGCTTCTTCTTGCTTTCACCCGGATAATCGTTGGGGTAACTTCTGGTCTGTAGGAGCAGGATGGTTATTGAGCAAAGAGAGATTCTTGGAAAACCAGTCTTGGATTGATATGTTGAAATTTAAAATTAGCTATGGTTTGCAAGGTAATGATAACTTGATGTTCCAAGGTGGTTTGTACCGTAACTACTATCCGTATCAAGACCAGTATACATTGGCAAACAGTAATGGTGATTTTTCAACTTCTTTATATTATAAAGGTAATAAGGATATTACTTGGGAAACTTCACATAGCTTTAATACTGGATTTGATTTTGCTTTTTGGGGTGGTAAGTTAGGTGGTTCTGTTGAGTACTTCTCACGTAAAACAACTGATATGCTTTATTTCAAACCGGTAGCAGCTTCAATGGGTTATTCCCGCTATCCCGAGAATGTGGGTTCAATGGTAAACCGTGGGGTTGAATTGGATTTGTATTCCAATATAATTGAAAACAAGAACTTTTCCTGGAATATAAACTTTAATCTTACACATTTTAAGAATAAAGTCTTGGAATTATCTCCTGAACTGAATGGACAATTGATTGATGGTGGTCGGATTTATCGTGAAGACGAGTCTATGTACCAGCTTTATTTACCTAAATATGTAGGTGTGGATTCTGAGACAGGAGAGAGTCTGTGGGCGCTGGTGACTCCGGATGAGAATGGTAATACAGTTACAAAATCTTATTCTGTCGCTTCTGAAAACAGATTCGCATCAGGTGATATTCTACCTAAAGTTTATGGTGGTTTTGGAACAAGTGTCACAGCCTATGGCTTTGATCTCTCTGTTTCGTTTGCATATCAGCTTGGTGGACGTATTTTGGACTATACTTACCAAGGATTAATGGACGTAGCAGCTACAGGTAGTGCTTTGCATAAAGATATGTTAAAAGCATGGACTCCTGAAAATAAAAATACGGATGTTCCTCGTATGAATATTAATGACCAATATACGAACAGATTAACAGATCGTTTCTTGACTAGTTCGGACTATTTAAGTTTGCAGAATATTACATTGGGTTATACTCTGCCAAAGAGTCTGACACGTAAAATGCAGATTGACGGTGTTCGTGTTTTCTTTGTTGCAGATAATGTGGCTTTGCTGACAGCTCGCAAAGGGCTGGATCCACGTCAAGGTTATGTGGCTGCTGACAATGTGTATTCACCTATCCGCACAATTTCCGGAGGTATATCTTTAAATTTCTAA